Proteins encoded together in one Ipomoea triloba cultivar NCNSP0323 chromosome 4, ASM357664v1 window:
- the LOC116017149 gene encoding protein disulfide isomerase-like 1-4, producing the protein MPRQLILLTLACLLLFSLLASPSLAKTAAAADDDDEDLTFLESDDENDGAAKHTHQSDPHNFGSDDEAEDDDEDFENYDDFEVPQGFGREEEEDDGPKVDDKDVVVLTDRNLSDFVDSNKYVMVEFYAPWCGHCKALAPEYAAAATELKTENVVLAKVDATEENGLAENYEVQGFPTILFFVDGEHKPYNGQRTKDAIVTWIKKKVGPGVYNITSTEDAERILTAENRVVLGFLDSLVGPSSEEFAAASKLEDNINFFQTDDPNIAKLFHIEPSAKRPSLVLLKKEAEKVTHYDGIFTKSAILGFISANKLPLVTTFTRESAPSIFDSPIKKQVMLFTTSNDTEKFFPVFQDAARYFKGKLIFVYIKIDDEDVGRPVANYFGVEGDTAKIIGFSGLEDAKKYIFDGEITVEKIKEFAANVVEDKLKPFYKSDPIPETNEGDVKIVVGNNFDEIVLDESKDVLLEIYAPWCGHCQALEPTYNKLAKHLRGIESLVIAKMDGTTNEHPKAKAEGFPTILFFPAGNKSSDPIAVDSARTVVAFYKFIKKHAAIPFKLQKPSTSTSSEKTEVKEDIKSSSGKVKDEL; encoded by the exons ATGCCGCGTCAGCTCATTCTCCTCACTCTCGCCTGTCTTCTACTCTTCTCCCTATTAGCGTCTCCGTCCCTGGCCaaaaccgccgccgccgccgacgaTGACGACGAAGACCTCACCTTCCTCGAATCCGACGACGAGAACGATGGCGCAGCGAAGCACACTCACCAATCGGATCCTCACAACTTCGGAAGCGACGACGAAGCTGAGGACGACGATGAAGACTTCGAGAATTACGACGATTTTGAGGTTCCGCAGGGATTCGGTCGCGAGGAGGAAGAGGACGACGGCCCTAAGGTCGACGATAAGGACGTCGTTGTCTTGACGGATAGGAACTTAAGCGACTTCGTGGATAGTAACAAGTATGTGATGGTGGAGTTCTACGCGCCCTGGTGCGGGCACTGTAAGGCTCTCGCGCCTGAGTACGCTGCCGCTGCGACTGAACTGAAAACAGAGAATGTGGTGCTTGCTAAGGTCGATGCCACAGAGGAGAATGGGCTTGCCGAGAACTATGAGGTCCAGGGGTTTCCTACTATTTTATTCTTTGTTGACGGTGAGCATAAACCCTATAATGGCCAAAGAACCAA AGATGCAATTGTGACTTGGATCAAGAAGAAGGTTGGGCCTGgagtatataatataacttCAACTGAGGATGCAGAGCGAATATTAACTGCTGAAAACAGAGTTGTTTTGGGATTCCTTGACTCATTGGTG GGTCCCTCAAGTGAGGAGTTTGCTGCTGCCTCAAAACTAGAAGATAATATTAACTTCTTTCAAACAGATGATCCTAATATCGCGAAACTTTTCCACATTGAACCCAGTGCAAAACGCCCCTCTTTGGTCTTGCTTAAAAAGGAAGCAGAGAAAGTGACCCATTATG ATGGTATCTTCACAAAGTCTGCTATTCTTGGATTTATTTCTGCTAACAAGCTTCCTTTGGTGACAACATTTACTAGAGAAAGTGCACCTTCAATCTTTGATAGTCCAATTAAGAAACAG GTGATGCTATTTACCACATCGAATGATACAGAAAAGTTTTTCCCAGTCTTCCAAGATGCTGCGAGATACTTCAAGGGAAAG CTTATATTTGTGTATATCAaaattgatgatgaagatgttgGAAGGCCTGTAGCAAATTACTTTGGAGTTGAAGGGGATACTGCAAAG ATAATTGGATTCTCAGGACTTGAAGATGCTAAGAAATATATCTTTGATGGGGAGATTACAGTTGAGAAGATTAAG GAATTTGCTGCTAACGTTGTGGAAGACAAGCTCAAACCTTTCTACAAATCAGATCCCATTCCCGAGACT AACGAAGGGGATGTGAAAATAGTGGTGGGGAATAATTTTGACGAAATAGTTTTGGATGAGTCAAAAGATGTTCTTCTTGAG ATCTATGCACCATGGTGTGGCCATTGCCAAGCTTTAGAACCAACATACAACAAGCTTGCTAAGCACTTACGCGGCATTGAGTCTCTTGTCATTGCTAAAATGGATGGAACAACAAATGAACACCCTAAAGCTAAG GCTGAGGGATTTCCAACCATCCTTTTCTTCCCAGCCGGAAACAAGTCTTCTGATCCA ATTGCTGTCGACTCCGCCAGGACAGTGGTGGCGTTTTACAAGTTTATTAAGAAACACGCCGCTATCCCCTTCAAGCTCCAGAAGCCATCAACCTCTACCTCGAGTGAGAAGACCGAAGTCAAAGAAGACATCAAAAGTTCTTCTGGTAAAGTGAAGGATGAATTGTGA
- the LOC116016575 gene encoding aquaporin PIP2-7-like, which translates to MTKDVEAVPEQPADFSAKDYHDPPPSPLIDFDELTKWSFYRAIIAEFIATLLFLYVTVLTVIGYKHQTDPKAGGQDCGGVGILGIAWAFGGMIFILVYCTAGISGGHINPAVTFGLFLARKVSLPRAVLYMIAQCLGAISGVGLVKAFQKSYYNRYGGGANSMAAGYNKGTGLGAEIIGTFVLVYTVFSATDPKRNARDSHVPVLAPLPIGFAVFMVHLATIPITGTGINPARSFGAAVIYNDDKAWDEHWIFWVGPFVGALAAAVYHQYILRGSAIKALGSFRSNA; encoded by the exons ATGACTAAGGACGTCGAGGCGGTGCCGGAGCAGCCGGCGGATTTCTCCGCCAAGGACTACCACGATCCGCCCCCCTCTCCCTTGATCGACTTCGACGAGCTCACCAAGTGGTCTTTCTACCGCGCTATCATCGCCGAGTTCATCGCCACTCTTCTCTTCCTCTACGTCACCGTCTTAACCGTCATTGGCTACAAGCACCAGACCGACCCCAAAGCCGGCGGCCAGGACTGCGGCGGCGTCGGTATCCTCGGCATCGCCTGGGCCTTCGGCGGCATGATCTTCATCCTCGTTTACTGCACCGCCGGTATTTCCG GAGGGCACATAAACCCGGCCGTGACTTTTGGGCTGTTTTTGGCGAGAAAGGTGTCGTTGCCCAGGGCTGTGTTGTACATGATAGCGCAGTGTTTGGGTGCGATCTCTGGTGTAGGGTTGGTGAAGGCTTTCCAGAAGTCATACTACAACCGGTACGGCGGAGGGGCTAATTCCATGGCAGCTGGTTACAACAAGGGTACCGGTTTGGGTGCAGAGATAATCGGTACCTTTGTCTTGGTCTACACCGTCTTCTCAGCCACCGATCCCAAGAGAAACGCAAGAGACTCTCATGTCCCt GTGTTGGCCCCACTTCCCATTGGATTTGCGGTGTTCATGGTCCACCTTGCCACTATCCCCATCACCGGAACCGGCATAAACCCGGCGAGGAGTTTCGGAGCGGCGGTGATTTATAACGACGACAAGGCCTGGGATGAGCACTGGATCTTCTGGGTGGGTCCCTTCGTCGGAGCTCTGGCCGCCGCAGTCTACCACCAGTACATCCTAAGAGGCTCCGCCATCAAGGCTCTCGGATCCTTCCGGAGCAACGCCTAA